The Nitrospira sp. genome contains a region encoding:
- a CDS encoding chemotaxis response regulator protein-glutamate methylesterase, which yields MKKIRVLTIDDSALMRQVLATLLSKDPEIEVIGAAPDPYIAREKIKALNPDVLTLDVEMPKMDGLTFLEKLMRGHPMPVVMVSSLTEAGCQTTLRALELGAVDFITKPKIDLREGMEELAQDLIAKVKAAAQARITASMRNRGTAGPVTASAPRVALHAASSAMIKTTDTIIAIGSSTGGTEAVKQVLEMLPPHTPPILITQHMPERFTKTWADRLNSLCRISVKEAQDGDSVLPGHALIAPGNFHMTLVRSGARYTVQINQEPPVNRHRPSVDVMFASVARYAGANAVGVILTGMGGDGAKEMLTMKQAGAFTIAQDEASCVVFGMPKEAIKAGAVDKVLPLDDIAGAILTHVSRG from the coding sequence ATGAAGAAGATTCGCGTCTTGACGATCGACGATTCAGCGCTGATGCGCCAAGTCTTGGCGACTCTCCTATCGAAGGATCCGGAAATTGAAGTGATCGGGGCCGCGCCGGACCCCTATATCGCGCGGGAAAAGATTAAGGCCTTGAATCCGGACGTGCTGACGCTTGACGTGGAGATGCCAAAAATGGACGGCCTGACGTTCTTGGAGAAGTTGATGCGTGGGCATCCGATGCCGGTGGTGATGGTCAGCTCTCTGACGGAGGCCGGTTGTCAAACGACGTTGCGCGCACTGGAGCTCGGCGCCGTGGATTTCATTACGAAGCCCAAGATCGATCTTCGGGAAGGTATGGAGGAACTCGCGCAGGATCTGATCGCCAAGGTCAAAGCAGCCGCGCAAGCCCGGATCACGGCGTCAATGCGGAATAGAGGAACGGCGGGACCTGTGACTGCAAGCGCACCACGAGTCGCGCTACATGCTGCTTCGTCCGCGATGATCAAGACGACCGACACCATCATTGCCATCGGCTCATCGACCGGCGGGACAGAGGCGGTGAAGCAAGTGTTGGAGATGCTTCCGCCTCATACTCCCCCCATCCTGATCACGCAACACATGCCGGAACGCTTTACGAAGACCTGGGCTGATCGGTTAAACAGCCTCTGCCGGATCTCCGTAAAGGAAGCTCAGGATGGAGACAGTGTTTTGCCTGGACATGCGTTGATCGCCCCCGGGAATTTTCACATGACGTTGGTCAGGAGCGGGGCCCGGTACACGGTGCAGATCAACCAAGAGCCACCGGTCAATCGTCATCGTCCGTCGGTCGATGTCATGTTTGCATCGGTGGCGCGTTATGCCGGCGCCAACGCGGTTGGGGTGATCTTGACCGGAATGGGAGGCGACGGCGCCAAGGAGATGTTGACCATGAAGCAGGCCGGCGCGTTTACGATTGCACAAGATGAAGCGAGTTGCGTCGTATTCGGAATGCCGAAAGAGGCGATCAAAGCGGGCGCCGTCGACAAGGTTTTACCGCTGGATGACATTGCCGGCGCCATACTTACCCATGTGAGCCGCGGTTGA
- the cheD gene encoding chemoreceptor glutamine deamidase CheD gives MSQPEADQFAHIRRMRDSRFPHEIASILPGEFFVSREPMVVYTVLGSCISACIRDPIIRVGGMNHFMLPEPKENAHDSWGESTRYGSFAMESLINEILKRGGIKSRLEIKLFGAGRIYDGHIDVGDKNAKWVIQYLKSEGLTVLKTDLGDVFPRKVYYFTESGRVLLKKIERIKNRTIFERENEYATRIQQREQQPAEDVTLF, from the coding sequence ATGTCACAGCCTGAAGCCGATCAATTTGCCCATATCCGCCGGATGCGTGACAGCCGATTCCCTCACGAAATTGCATCCATTCTTCCTGGGGAGTTTTTTGTCAGCCGTGAACCGATGGTCGTCTATACCGTGCTCGGCTCATGCATCTCGGCCTGTATCCGGGATCCGATCATCAGAGTGGGCGGGATGAACCATTTCATGCTCCCGGAACCGAAAGAGAATGCCCATGACTCTTGGGGGGAATCGACTCGTTATGGTTCCTTTGCCATGGAGTCCCTCATCAATGAAATCCTCAAACGCGGCGGGATCAAAAGTCGCTTGGAGATCAAACTGTTTGGGGCGGGGAGAATTTACGACGGACACATCGATGTGGGAGACAAGAACGCGAAATGGGTGATTCAATACCTGAAGAGCGAAGGTCTGACCGTGTTGAAAACCGATCTGGGGGATGTATTTCCAAGAAAGGTGTATTACTTCACCGAATCGGGTCGTGTGCTCTTGAAAAAAATCGAGCGGATCAAAAATCGAACGATCTTCGAACGCGAAAATGAATACGCCACACGCATCCAGCAGCGCGAGCAACAGCCGGCGGAGGACGTGACATTGTTCTGA
- a CDS encoding protein-glutamate O-methyltransferase CheR, translating into MDYKITAKEFEHFRTLIYDESGISLNEQKQSLLESRLAKRLRELGLETFSQYYDKVTVDPTQEEFTRMLDLISTNKTDFFREPKHFDFLRDVILPELMPQKRIRIWSSACSTGEEPYTIAMTLFEGVHNPLEWDFKILASDLSTRVLAKASAGVYDEDRFRDVSPTMLRRHFLRGCGESKGCYKVKPHLASMIRFRRLNLMDDDFPIKNPLDLIFCRNVMIYFDRPTQETLVNKFHRYLKPGGYLFIGHSESLQWVKHPFRALEPTIYQRER; encoded by the coding sequence GTGGATTACAAGATCACAGCTAAGGAATTTGAACATTTCCGCACTCTTATTTATGACGAGAGTGGAATCTCGCTCAATGAACAAAAGCAAAGTTTGCTGGAGTCCAGATTAGCTAAACGCCTGCGGGAACTCGGGCTCGAGACCTTTTCGCAGTATTACGACAAGGTGACAGTAGATCCGACGCAGGAAGAGTTCACTCGGATGCTGGATTTGATTTCAACCAACAAGACCGATTTCTTCCGCGAGCCCAAGCACTTTGACTTTCTCCGTGACGTCATTCTGCCGGAGTTGATGCCGCAGAAACGTATTCGTATTTGGTCGTCTGCCTGCTCGACCGGGGAGGAACCTTACACGATCGCGATGACGCTCTTTGAGGGCGTACATAACCCGCTGGAATGGGACTTTAAAATTCTGGCGTCCGACCTGTCGACACGCGTTCTGGCCAAGGCGTCAGCAGGCGTTTACGACGAAGACCGATTTCGAGACGTGTCCCCGACCATGCTGAGGCGGCATTTTCTTCGCGGATGCGGCGAGAGCAAGGGTTGCTATAAGGTCAAGCCGCACTTGGCTTCCATGATCCGCTTTCGGCGGCTTAATCTGATGGATGATGATTTTCCCATCAAAAACCCGCTGGATTTGATTTTCTGTCGAAACGTCATGATCTATTTCGACCGTCCGACCCAAGAAACACTCGTCAATAAATTTCACCGGTACCTGAAACCCGGCGGATATCTGTTCATTGGACACTCTGAAAGCCTTCAATGGGTCAAGCATCCCTTCAGGGCCTTGGAGCCGACGATTTATCAGCGGGAGCGATGA
- a CDS encoding MCP four helix bundle domain-containing protein has translation MNTLRNLKTRSKLLISFGLVGLLLLTVGVLSINGIDKLNQRMEVIYKVNLRPLKLLGDLRGQSERMNALVAWHILAYDSATVTKWTQEIEKVDADVDRYLAEYAPIIVAQSEQEFYDKYKAGWAEYKEARGKVLRLSANFSKDAAAELQRTELAEKLVGLLGAIDGLTHENEIQAKDTYDASLDLASTVHTVSIIIVSVGLLLGLFLAWLISRSVAGGLSDILKAAQALGAGNLTARSSITTKDDIGGLAEAFNRMGEQIESNVKESLESKYKMAALDRAEAVIEFNTDGTIITANQNFLSCMGYTLDEIKGHHHRMFAEPAYAASTEYQAFWAKLNRGEFDAGVYRRVGKGSKEIWIQASYNPILDGDGKVYKVVQFATDITGQKQAQNEVEKLIGAAATGNLSDRINTGRFQGSAKDLVSSFNQLLDAVSTPLHEAQIVLTALASGDLTKQMTGAYQGEFDQMKVSLNTAITQLTQTVSLVRDAVEAVTAGAEEISKGSDDLAQRTSEQAGALEETSASMEEMTSTVKQNADNSKQANQLAIAARDIANKGGAVTTRAVDAMGEINKSSKKIADIITVIDEIAFQTNLLALNAAVEAARAGEHGRGFAVVAAEVRNLAQRSATAAKEIKGLINESIQRVTDGTELVNQSGKTLEEIVGSVKRVTDIIAEISAASQEQASGIDQVNKAIMQMDEGTQQNAALVEETASASQSMKEQAKELMRQVEVFKVQQSENRRAAEAATSAVAGKQPVKPAMSAYNLKTTKRPATSARSAEEHQPVALTTGSGKDRRDKADEFEEF, from the coding sequence GTGAATACCCTGCGGAATCTTAAGACCAGATCCAAGCTGCTGATCAGCTTCGGGCTCGTGGGGCTGCTTTTGTTGACGGTCGGAGTACTTTCGATCAACGGCATCGACAAGCTGAATCAGCGAATGGAAGTCATCTACAAGGTGAACCTCAGGCCGCTGAAACTCTTGGGTGACCTGCGTGGACAATCCGAGCGAATGAACGCGTTGGTCGCCTGGCATATTTTGGCATACGACAGCGCGACAGTCACAAAGTGGACACAGGAAATCGAGAAGGTGGACGCCGATGTCGACCGATACCTCGCCGAGTATGCGCCCATCATTGTGGCCCAGTCGGAACAGGAGTTCTATGACAAGTATAAAGCCGGTTGGGCTGAGTATAAAGAAGCCCGCGGCAAAGTCCTGCGTTTGAGCGCCAACTTCAGCAAAGATGCGGCGGCGGAGCTTCAGCGTACCGAATTAGCCGAAAAACTCGTCGGTCTATTAGGAGCGATCGACGGACTGACTCATGAGAACGAAATACAAGCCAAGGATACATACGATGCGAGCTTAGATCTGGCGTCCACCGTACATACCGTCAGCATCATTATTGTGTCTGTCGGTTTGCTTTTAGGACTGTTCTTAGCTTGGCTCATCTCGCGTTCGGTGGCCGGCGGACTGAGCGATATTTTGAAGGCGGCGCAAGCGCTGGGGGCGGGCAACCTGACGGCGCGATCCAGCATCACGACCAAGGACGATATCGGCGGCCTCGCCGAGGCATTCAACCGGATGGGTGAGCAGATCGAATCGAACGTGAAGGAGTCGCTCGAGTCCAAATACAAGATGGCGGCATTGGATAGAGCAGAAGCCGTGATTGAATTCAATACGGACGGCACCATTATCACAGCCAACCAGAACTTCCTCAGCTGTATGGGCTACACGCTCGATGAAATCAAAGGTCATCATCATCGGATGTTCGCCGAGCCCGCGTATGCGGCGTCGACCGAATATCAGGCTTTTTGGGCCAAACTTAACCGTGGGGAGTTCGATGCCGGTGTCTATCGCCGAGTCGGGAAGGGAAGCAAGGAAATTTGGATTCAGGCCTCGTACAACCCAATTCTGGACGGCGATGGGAAAGTGTACAAGGTCGTCCAGTTTGCCACTGACATCACCGGTCAAAAGCAGGCGCAGAACGAGGTGGAAAAACTGATCGGCGCCGCCGCCACGGGGAATCTTTCGGATCGGATCAATACCGGACGGTTCCAAGGGTCGGCGAAGGATCTCGTGTCCAGCTTTAACCAGCTGCTCGATGCCGTCTCCACGCCGCTGCACGAAGCGCAGATCGTCTTGACGGCGCTCGCCTCCGGCGACCTGACCAAGCAAATGACCGGCGCATATCAAGGCGAGTTCGACCAGATGAAGGTCAGCCTCAATACGGCGATCACTCAATTGACTCAAACGGTGTCGCTCGTGCGCGATGCGGTGGAAGCCGTCACGGCCGGAGCGGAGGAAATCAGCAAGGGCAGTGATGACCTCGCACAACGGACCAGCGAGCAGGCCGGGGCCTTGGAGGAAACTTCCGCGTCAATGGAAGAAATGACGTCCACCGTCAAACAGAACGCCGACAACTCCAAGCAAGCGAATCAGTTGGCCATCGCTGCGCGAGATATCGCCAACAAGGGAGGAGCGGTCACCACCAGGGCGGTCGACGCGATGGGAGAGATCAACAAGAGCAGCAAGAAAATCGCCGACATCATCACCGTTATCGATGAAATTGCCTTCCAGACGAATCTATTGGCATTGAATGCCGCCGTGGAAGCGGCTCGGGCCGGGGAACATGGGCGAGGGTTCGCAGTGGTGGCAGCCGAGGTGCGGAATTTAGCCCAGCGTTCCGCGACCGCTGCCAAAGAGATCAAGGGCTTGATCAATGAGTCCATCCAACGCGTCACGGACGGCACCGAGTTGGTCAATCAGTCCGGGAAGACGCTTGAGGAGATCGTCGGATCCGTCAAGCGCGTCACCGACATCATCGCCGAGATCAGTGCGGCGTCGCAGGAGCAAGCCAGCGGTATCGATCAGGTGAACAAGGCGATTATGCAGATGGACGAGGGCACGCAGCAGAATGCCGCCCTGGTCGAGGAAACCGCGTCTGCCAGCCAGTCGATGAAGGAACAAGCCAAAGAGTTGATGCGGCAAGTGGAGGTATTCAAGGTCCAGCAGTCTGAAAACAGGCGCGCAGCAGAGGCGGCGACGAGTGCGGTGGCCGGTAAACAACCGGTCAAGCCGGCGATGAGCGCGTACAATCTCAAAACGACGAAGAGGCCGGCGACCTCCGCTCGATCAGCCGAAGAGCACCAGCCGGTCGCTCTGACAACGGGCAGCGGCAAGGACCGTCGCGACAAGGCGGACGAGTTTGAGGAATTTTGA
- a CDS encoding chemotaxis protein CheW, which yields MAASTTESATKELNQRIGLTTDGSQFLTFNLGDEFYGVDILRVQEIKGYTAVTKIPNTPPHIKGVLNLRGTIVPIVELRTKFSLPTIEYTPFTVIIVVVVRDKVMGLVVDSVSDVLNIDAKEIQSPPKFGANVDVTFISGIGKSGDKLVALLDIDRLLMDGELPENGGLAAA from the coding sequence ATGGCAGCATCGACGACAGAAAGCGCGACCAAAGAGCTCAATCAGCGGATCGGTCTGACCACGGACGGCAGTCAGTTTTTGACGTTCAATTTGGGGGACGAATTCTACGGCGTCGATATCCTGCGCGTACAGGAGATCAAGGGGTATACCGCTGTCACGAAGATCCCCAACACTCCGCCCCATATCAAGGGCGTCCTCAATCTGCGCGGGACCATCGTTCCCATCGTCGAACTTCGCACCAAATTCAGCTTGCCGACGATCGAGTACACACCCTTCACGGTTATTATCGTCGTCGTGGTGCGTGACAAGGTGATGGGTCTCGTCGTCGATTCAGTTTCCGACGTCCTCAACATCGACGCGAAAGAGATTCAATCTCCCCCAAAGTTTGGGGCCAACGTCGATGTGACCTTTATCAGCGGCATCGGGAAGTCCGGCGACAAACTTGTGGCCTTGCTGGACATCGACCGGTTGCTGATGGACGGAGAGTTGCCGGAGAACGGCGGCTTGGCTGCAGCGTAG
- a CDS encoding chemotaxis protein CheA: protein MSSDFAQFQDAFFEEAAEHLAVVEEGLLQLERHPEDLDLLNKIFRSAHSIKGTSGMFGFNAVAQFTHKMETLLDLLRNGQKAVSPAIADLLLRSIDCLKTLIDAVKTGVSVDNEAAQRLTRELTGASVLKTSPAGPAGESEKPSASPSADGSHLFAIDWTPPEWLFQRGLDPLQVFKELQDLGTLSQVEVDASRLPDLDEVDPEKCYLSWKMQLATAKDRKVVEGVFEFVREDSKLTIEEHGSSSGKRLSSSDSNASRGTNDEQRVEDGEPKPLGEILVESGVVSRETLDSALAQQKRVGQILIEQHAATPQQVEQALQKQRQQESTAQAKKTDTTSIRVDTAKIDKLINLVGELVITQSMLSDLGARFEMRQLPVLLERMVELERNTREIQERVMGIRMLPIGTAFSRFPRLVRDLSAKMGKKIQLVLSGEETELDKTVIESIGDPLTHLVRNSADHGVELPEERLDSNKQETGTIKLNAFHEGGNICITVEDDGRGLSREKIVAKAIKQGLIGENDKLTDDQIWLLIFKPGFSTAEKVTDVSGRGVGMDVVKRNIDALGGTISIKTMAGKGTTFTLKLPLTLAIIEGMTVRIGRETYIVPLLSILESIQPKREAVKTVVGKGELINVRGTFLSMVRLYEVFNLQPEYTDPAKSILLILETEGERVAVMVDEIIGQQQVVIKSMEQNFHKVEGIAGATILGDGTVGFILDVRGMLEIARRGEAVAV, encoded by the coding sequence ATGAGCAGCGATTTCGCGCAATTTCAGGATGCGTTCTTCGAAGAAGCCGCCGAACATCTCGCGGTGGTCGAAGAGGGATTGCTGCAGCTGGAACGGCATCCTGAAGATTTAGACCTGCTGAACAAGATCTTTCGCTCGGCGCACTCCATTAAGGGCACGAGCGGCATGTTCGGCTTCAACGCCGTCGCACAGTTTACCCATAAGATGGAGACGCTGCTGGATCTGCTCAGGAACGGGCAGAAGGCCGTGTCACCGGCGATCGCCGATCTGTTGCTGCGATCCATAGACTGTCTCAAGACATTGATCGATGCCGTCAAAACCGGTGTGTCGGTGGACAACGAGGCGGCCCAACGGCTCACGAGGGAATTGACCGGCGCCAGTGTGTTAAAAACATCGCCGGCCGGTCCGGCAGGAGAATCGGAGAAGCCGTCGGCTTCGCCATCGGCTGACGGATCGCATTTATTTGCCATTGACTGGACCCCGCCCGAATGGTTGTTTCAGCGCGGCCTCGACCCGCTGCAAGTCTTCAAAGAACTCCAGGATCTCGGCACATTATCGCAAGTAGAGGTGGATGCCTCCAGGTTACCGGATTTGGATGAGGTGGACCCGGAGAAGTGCTACTTGTCGTGGAAGATGCAGCTCGCGACCGCCAAGGACCGAAAGGTTGTTGAAGGGGTATTCGAGTTTGTCCGGGAAGACAGCAAGCTGACGATTGAAGAGCATGGATCGTCATCCGGGAAACGCCTCTCGTCCTCGGATTCGAACGCTTCACGGGGTACGAACGACGAGCAACGCGTCGAAGACGGAGAGCCGAAGCCCCTTGGAGAGATTCTGGTCGAGAGCGGCGTGGTGTCCCGCGAAACGTTGGACAGCGCACTGGCACAGCAAAAGCGGGTCGGCCAGATCCTCATCGAACAGCACGCCGCCACACCGCAGCAGGTCGAGCAGGCGCTGCAAAAGCAGCGGCAGCAGGAATCCACGGCTCAAGCCAAGAAAACCGACACGACGTCCATTCGTGTGGATACAGCCAAGATCGACAAGCTCATCAATCTGGTTGGTGAACTCGTGATCACTCAGTCGATGTTGAGCGACCTGGGAGCACGGTTCGAGATGCGGCAGCTGCCCGTGCTGCTTGAACGGATGGTGGAACTGGAGAGGAATACCCGCGAGATTCAAGAGCGTGTCATGGGAATCCGCATGCTTCCGATCGGAACGGCATTCAGCCGCTTCCCTCGGCTGGTGCGCGATCTATCGGCGAAGATGGGGAAGAAAATTCAGCTGGTCCTTTCGGGCGAAGAAACCGAATTGGACAAAACCGTCATCGAATCGATCGGCGATCCTCTGACGCACCTCGTCAGGAACTCAGCCGACCATGGCGTGGAGCTGCCGGAGGAACGCCTCGACAGCAACAAGCAAGAAACCGGCACGATCAAGCTGAATGCATTTCATGAGGGCGGAAATATCTGCATCACGGTAGAAGACGACGGGCGTGGCCTGAGTCGCGAGAAGATCGTAGCGAAGGCGATCAAGCAAGGGCTGATCGGGGAGAACGACAAGCTGACAGACGATCAGATCTGGCTGCTCATTTTCAAACCCGGGTTCTCGACTGCGGAGAAAGTGACGGACGTATCCGGGCGAGGGGTTGGAATGGATGTCGTCAAGCGGAACATCGACGCCCTGGGAGGCACGATCAGCATCAAGACCATGGCGGGGAAGGGAACGACCTTCACTCTGAAGCTGCCCCTTACCCTGGCGATCATCGAAGGCATGACCGTCCGGATCGGGCGGGAAACATATATCGTACCGCTGCTCTCGATTCTGGAGTCCATTCAGCCGAAGCGAGAAGCGGTGAAAACCGTCGTCGGCAAAGGGGAGCTGATCAATGTCCGCGGCACCTTCCTGTCGATGGTGCGTCTGTACGAGGTATTCAATCTACAACCGGAGTATACGGATCCGGCGAAGAGCATTCTGCTCATCCTGGAGACGGAGGGTGAGCGAGTGGCAGTGATGGTGGATGAAATTATCGGCCAGCAGCAGGTCGTCATCAAGAGCATGGAGCAAAACTTCCACAAGGTCGAAGGGATCGCCGGCGCCACCATTCTCGGAGACGGCACGGTGGGCTTTATTCTGGATGTGCGGGGCATGCTGGAAATCGCCCGTAGGGGCGAAGCGGTGGCCGTGTGA
- a CDS encoding response regulator encodes MSKTALVVDDSPTMRQMVAFTLTNAGFTVVEAEHGKDAVNKVAAGPKMDIVVTDLNMPEMDGITLIKELRKLAAFKFTPILMLTTESAVEKKQAGKEAGATGWIVKPFNPELLLKTIAKVLPA; translated from the coding sequence ATGAGCAAGACCGCACTCGTTGTCGATGATTCACCCACCATGCGTCAAATGGTGGCGTTCACGCTTACGAACGCCGGGTTCACGGTCGTCGAGGCCGAACACGGGAAGGATGCCGTCAACAAGGTCGCAGCCGGTCCGAAGATGGACATCGTCGTCACCGACCTCAATATGCCGGAGATGGACGGCATTACGCTCATCAAGGAGCTGCGCAAGTTGGCGGCCTTCAAGTTCACCCCCATTCTTATGTTGACCACCGAGTCTGCGGTGGAGAAGAAGCAAGCGGGGAAAGAAGCCGGTGCCACTGGATGGATCGTGAAACCGTTCAATCCGGAACTGTTGCTGAAAACCATCGCCAAGGTGCTGCCGGCATGA
- a CDS encoding STAS domain-containing protein codes for MTAESIGSKAHRVAEPNGRHLVPGGDLTIFEAAEFKEELLKLFQNDGLVSLDLGKVSRADTAIIQLLWAARKRGRMFVTGLSQDLQGRLTQLGFSEPLSE; via the coding sequence ATGACGGCGGAATCAATTGGATCTAAGGCACACCGGGTGGCAGAGCCGAACGGCAGACACCTGGTTCCAGGCGGCGATCTCACCATTTTCGAGGCGGCGGAGTTCAAAGAGGAGTTGCTCAAACTATTTCAGAACGATGGCCTGGTTTCACTCGATCTTGGAAAAGTCTCACGGGCAGATACCGCGATCATCCAGCTGCTCTGGGCCGCGCGGAAACGGGGCCGGATGTTTGTCACGGGGCTTTCCCAAGATCTGCAAGGAAGATTGACGCAACTCGGATTTTCCGAACCGCTCAGCGAATAG
- a CDS encoding OmpA family protein, whose protein sequence is MAKHKHEEHENHERWLVSYADFITLLFAFFVVMYSISSINEGKYRTVSESIKAALNPMANRSGANRVFGVGEARLVQQGRNPAEAKEVTIRHIRQVFQGIKDKQLKDLAAFVTVVQTVNGDIVITIPDKLLFNSGEATIRAEALPFLEGLSGAILELNRHARVEGHTDNVPIQTAQFPSNWELSSTRAVMVVRVLSELYGVQSDHLAAVGHADTRPVTANLDPEQRAKNRRVEVVILEQAPPAPLLQTGNETDQSGQSADDGSLSSLQPPPELSGNGRTP, encoded by the coding sequence ATGGCGAAGCATAAACACGAGGAGCATGAAAACCACGAACGTTGGCTGGTGTCGTATGCCGACTTCATCACCTTGCTGTTTGCGTTCTTCGTCGTCATGTACTCGATCTCTTCCATCAATGAAGGAAAGTACCGGACCGTCAGCGAATCGATCAAGGCTGCGCTGAATCCGATGGCCAATCGGTCTGGTGCGAACCGGGTATTCGGCGTCGGTGAGGCAAGGCTGGTGCAGCAGGGGCGGAATCCAGCGGAGGCCAAGGAAGTCACGATTCGACATATCCGCCAAGTGTTCCAAGGTATCAAGGATAAGCAACTGAAAGACTTGGCGGCGTTCGTCACTGTCGTCCAGACCGTCAATGGCGATATCGTCATTACGATCCCAGACAAACTACTTTTTAACAGTGGGGAAGCGACGATACGAGCAGAAGCTCTTCCATTCCTTGAAGGATTGAGCGGGGCTATTCTGGAATTGAACCGGCATGCTCGCGTTGAAGGACATACGGATAATGTGCCGATTCAGACGGCGCAATTTCCTTCCAATTGGGAACTGTCATCCACCCGGGCTGTGATGGTCGTCAGAGTTCTATCCGAGCTCTACGGAGTCCAATCGGATCATCTCGCTGCGGTGGGGCATGCCGACACCAGGCCTGTGACGGCCAATCTGGATCCTGAGCAAAGGGCCAAGAATCGTCGAGTAGAAGTCGTCATTCTTGAGCAGGCGCCTCCTGCTCCTCTTCTCCAGACAGGAAATGAGACGGATCAATCCGGGCAATCGGCGGATGATGGGTCGCTGAGCTCCTTGCAGCCGCCTCCGGAGTTGTCCGGCAACGGCCGGACACCATAG
- a CDS encoding flagellar motor protein, translating to MDIATILGVVIAIGSIVGGQALEGGHLGSIMQLTAFIIVIGGTVGAICVQSPLPVIVKAAGSLSLAFAGPRVDNKGNIKLIIDLANVSRKQGLLALEGKLKDIHDAFMKKGIQLIVDGTDPKAVHEILEIEVEQHEEQGILAAKVWEAAGGYSPTVGILGAVLGLIHVMENLADPSKLGSGIAVAFVATVYGVGAANLFFLPIANKIKLKLKEEAGSRNLVIMGLVGLAQGENPRLLQEKLEGFLPHNERTKETRK from the coding sequence ATGGATATTGCGACAATTCTTGGGGTGGTGATTGCAATCGGCTCCATCGTCGGAGGGCAAGCGCTCGAAGGCGGCCATCTGGGTTCGATCATGCAGTTGACCGCCTTTATCATTGTGATCGGCGGCACGGTCGGCGCCATTTGCGTGCAGAGTCCCTTGCCGGTCATCGTCAAGGCAGCCGGTAGTCTGTCTCTCGCCTTCGCCGGTCCCCGCGTCGACAACAAGGGGAACATCAAACTCATCATTGACCTCGCGAATGTCTCACGAAAACAAGGTCTGCTCGCGCTCGAGGGAAAACTGAAAGACATCCATGATGCGTTCATGAAAAAGGGGATTCAACTCATTGTCGATGGAACCGACCCGAAAGCCGTGCATGAGATTCTCGAGATCGAGGTGGAACAGCATGAGGAGCAGGGCATCCTGGCGGCCAAAGTGTGGGAAGCCGCGGGAGGATATTCGCCGACCGTCGGGATTCTCGGCGCCGTCCTCGGACTGATTCACGTGATGGAAAACTTGGCCGACCCCTCAAAGCTCGGCAGTGGTATCGCGGTGGCGTTCGTCGCCACGGTCTATGGCGTGGGAGCCGCCAACCTCTTCTTCTTACCCATTGCGAACAAGATCAAGCTGAAGCTGAAAGAGGAGGCAGGCTCCCGCAATTTGGTCATCATGGGACTTGTCGGACTTGCCCAAGGGGAGAACCCTCGACTGCTGCAGGAAAAGCTGGAAGGTTTTCTGCCGCACAATGAACGGACAAAGGAAACGAGGAAATGA
- a CDS encoding protein phosphatase CheZ: MENQGHKLYGELGELARFVEKAMTTISHAGPQIVASSAQLPAASSHLSELNRMTETGTLEVMRLTEMIQDNRDRVAKDLCSVVDTLQAIDCVKLAERLEKVSTVMAQDAKHLTEIMTALSFQDLVAQRVKKLVTILDEVQNKLMELVVVFGLQQNGEQVTSAGTAGHLLKQLEDSKSTAMKQKVADDILAQFGFK; the protein is encoded by the coding sequence GTGGAGAACCAGGGACACAAGTTGTATGGAGAACTCGGTGAATTGGCTCGCTTTGTCGAGAAGGCGATGACGACGATTTCACACGCCGGTCCTCAGATCGTGGCCAGCAGTGCACAACTGCCGGCAGCCTCATCGCATCTCAGCGAGCTCAACCGGATGACGGAGACCGGAACCCTCGAAGTCATGCGTCTGACCGAGATGATCCAAGACAATCGCGACCGAGTGGCGAAAGATCTCTGTTCCGTCGTCGACACGTTGCAGGCGATCGATTGCGTGAAGCTCGCAGAACGTCTGGAGAAGGTGAGCACCGTGATGGCGCAGGACGCCAAGCATTTGACGGAAATCATGACCGCTCTCTCCTTTCAAGATCTGGTCGCTCAACGAGTCAAGAAGCTCGTGACCATCCTTGATGAAGTGCAGAACAAGCTGATGGAACTGGTCGTGGTCTTTGGTCTCCAACAAAACGGGGAACAAGTAACTTCCGCCGGAACGGCCGGCCACTTGCTCAAACAACTCGAAGACTCCAAATCGACGGCCATGAAGCAAAAAGTCGCCGACGATATCCTGGCTCAATTCGGGTTCAAATGA